The proteins below come from a single candidate division KSB1 bacterium genomic window:
- a CDS encoding RNA polymerase sigma factor, whose product METKTSKIGTILTDEQIMVTIQNGDQSSYDTLVTRYQEDALRLAYHYLHNWEDARDITQDAFVKVYLKAGSFDSMQKFKPWFFRILVNQCINVLNRKKKIKFFSLFQQIGQDNNGFLVDQLTGEEASSTDFQTRQMVWNALAKLTNSHRDVLILHEMQGFKEHEISEIMRCSVGTVKSRLYYAKEKMRKYLSKEIK is encoded by the coding sequence TTGGAAACAAAAACATCTAAGATTGGCACAATATTGACCGATGAACAAATAATGGTCACTATACAAAATGGAGATCAATCATCATACGACACATTGGTTACAAGATATCAGGAGGATGCATTACGCCTGGCTTATCATTATTTACACAATTGGGAGGATGCACGAGATATAACACAAGATGCTTTTGTAAAAGTCTATTTAAAAGCGGGATCATTTGACTCGATGCAGAAATTCAAACCGTGGTTTTTTCGAATATTAGTGAACCAGTGTATAAATGTTTTGAATAGAAAGAAAAAGATTAAATTTTTTTCATTATTTCAACAGATTGGCCAAGATAATAATGGATTTTTAGTAGATCAATTGACAGGTGAAGAAGCATCATCTACAGATTTCCAAACGCGACAAATGGTTTGGAATGCGTTGGCCAAATTAACTAATTCACATCGTGACGTCCTTATTTTGCACGAAATGCAAGGTTTTAAAGAACATGAAATTAGCGAAATAATGAGATGCTCGGTTGGGACAGTGAAATCACGACTCTATTATGCAAAAGAAAAAATGCGCAAATATCTTTCGAAGGAGATTAAATAA
- a CDS encoding polysaccharide deacetylase family protein — translation MINRQLSDEIKSIKLTLGNSNSIVDGFLDQYHKLKITEPVETKGMIYYKTINIIGEAEENSVVMLLSGDELIQVVKPEDGKFFFEQVKLTRRHKVFSIQMMSMDGQRVALETMDFRYNTPSLKYLTQTLSRGNKQSPQIALTFDGGSLNNMSEEILNALKEYNVKTTFFLTGEFINDYPETVLRITSEGHEVGNHTMSHPHLTTYGENKKHITRPEITKESFQEELIKTEVAFSSLTGMDLVPFWRAPFGEQNREIREWAAELGYKHVSWTQGDGIGNSMDTKDWIADTSNPNYNSADQIRSKILNFADTQKHGANGSIILMHMGSERKDDYPQKKLTDIITGLKDRGYQLITVSKLTSI, via the coding sequence TTGATTAACCGGCAACTAAGTGATGAAATCAAATCTATAAAATTGACATTGGGAAATTCAAATTCAATAGTCGATGGATTTTTAGATCAGTACCATAAATTGAAAATTACTGAACCGGTTGAAACCAAAGGAATGATATATTATAAGACAATAAATATTATAGGAGAGGCTGAGGAAAATTCGGTTGTTATGCTTCTTTCAGGAGATGAATTAATCCAAGTTGTTAAACCGGAAGACGGGAAATTTTTTTTCGAACAAGTAAAATTGACCCGGAGGCACAAAGTTTTTTCGATACAAATGATGTCTATGGACGGGCAACGTGTAGCTTTAGAAACAATGGATTTTCGTTATAATACACCATCACTAAAATATCTAACGCAGACATTGAGTAGAGGAAATAAACAGAGTCCCCAAATTGCGTTAACATTTGATGGGGGATCGCTTAACAATATGAGTGAAGAAATCCTGAATGCATTAAAAGAATATAATGTAAAGACTACATTTTTTCTAACTGGAGAATTTATTAATGATTATCCGGAAACCGTTTTAAGAATAACATCAGAGGGTCATGAAGTCGGCAACCATACAATGAGTCATCCACACCTCACAACTTATGGAGAAAATAAAAAACATATCACAAGACCTGAAATTACTAAAGAATCCTTTCAAGAAGAGTTAATAAAAACAGAAGTTGCTTTTAGCAGTCTTACGGGGATGGATCTTGTACCTTTTTGGCGAGCGCCTTTTGGAGAGCAGAACCGGGAAATCAGGGAGTGGGCTGCAGAGCTTGGCTACAAACACGTAAGTTGGACACAAGGTGATGGTATTGGCAATAGTATGGATACCAAGGATTGGATTGCCGATACATCCAATCCAAATTATAATTCAGCAGACCAAATCCGTTCGAAGATTTTAAACTTTGCCGATACACAAAAGCACGGCGCTAATGGTTCCATTATTTTAATGCATATGGGAAGTGAACGAAAAGATGATTATCCTCAAAAAAAGTTAACGGATATTATTACCGGATTAAAAGATCGTGGTTATCAACTGATAACAGTATCTAAATTAACGTCTATTTAA
- a CDS encoding methyltransferase domain-containing protein, with protein MKEYLLVNQNIAETSSLTDTVCPSCRAWGLETFYEVRDVPVHGVVLLPTRDEALNYPIGDIKLGFCHSCGFISNVSFDPGKHEYPARYDGTQGFSPTFNAFHNRLVASLIERHDLHGKTIIEIGCGQGEFLSLLCEMGHNLGIGFDPAFDCKSLRSENKNANFIKDFYSEKFAIYQGDFICCNMTLEHTHNTADFLSMVRRTIRNRLDTIVFFQVPDTSRILKEGAFWEIFYEHCSYFSLGSLARLFQYCGFDVLDARRAYGDQYLMIEAKPCEKRKNGALELKNDIKELKCSVINFNEHCQKKINYWHYRIKQIKQKKRRPVLWGSYSKSAAFLSTLKIYDEIQYVVDINPNRQGSYIAGTGQKIVSPEFLSEFNPDSVIVMNPIYAKEIQNHLKIMNLKPELMILE; from the coding sequence ATGAAAGAGTACTTACTAGTAAATCAGAATATTGCAGAAACGTCCTCGTTAACTGACACTGTCTGTCCAAGTTGTCGGGCATGGGGATTGGAAACATTCTATGAGGTTCGAGATGTGCCTGTCCACGGCGTTGTGCTCTTGCCAACACGCGATGAGGCTCTTAACTATCCAATAGGGGACATAAAATTAGGGTTTTGCCATAGCTGTGGATTTATTTCAAATGTTTCTTTTGATCCGGGGAAACATGAATATCCTGCCAGGTATGATGGAACACAGGGTTTTTCACCGACTTTCAACGCGTTTCATAACCGATTGGTTGCCAGCTTAATTGAGCGACATGATTTGCATGGAAAAACAATTATTGAGATTGGCTGCGGTCAGGGTGAATTTTTGTCGTTGCTTTGTGAAATGGGCCATAACCTTGGAATCGGTTTTGATCCGGCTTTTGATTGCAAAAGTCTCAGAAGTGAAAATAAGAATGCAAATTTTATCAAGGATTTTTATTCTGAGAAATTTGCCATTTATCAAGGGGATTTTATCTGCTGTAATATGACATTGGAACATACACATAACACTGCGGATTTTCTCAGCATGGTACGACGAACGATAAGAAATCGATTAGACACCATTGTTTTTTTTCAGGTTCCGGATACATCTCGTATTCTAAAAGAGGGAGCTTTTTGGGAGATTTTTTATGAACATTGTTCCTATTTCAGTTTAGGATCGTTAGCCCGGCTATTTCAATATTGTGGATTTGATGTACTTGATGCCAGGAGAGCTTATGGTGATCAATACTTAATGATTGAGGCGAAACCATGTGAGAAAAGAAAAAATGGCGCTTTAGAATTAAAAAATGATATAAAAGAATTGAAGTGTTCTGTTATAAATTTTAACGAGCACTGCCAAAAAAAAATAAATTACTGGCATTATCGAATCAAACAAATAAAACAAAAAAAACGACGTCCTGTGCTTTGGGGTTCTTACTCAAAATCGGCTGCTTTTCTTTCGACGTTGAAAATCTATGACGAAATTCAATATGTCGTGGATATAAATCCCAATAGACAGGGTTCGTATATAGCTGGTACGGGGCAAAAAATTGTAAGTCCGGAGTTTTTATCTGAATTTAATCCCGACTCTGTTATTGTAATGAATCCCATTTACGCAAAAGAGATTCAAAACCACCTAAAGATTATGAATCTTAAACCTGAATTAATGATACTTGAATAG
- a CDS encoding response regulator: protein MESKKILIASSDETSIKKIYDPLQRAGYDISISDDGEEALELIQNINPLAIVAELNLPKLSGLELCWAVRNRYKLNHIPFIILSNSNNKEIELNSYRSGVDGILIKPISAREFMVRVEALVSRFQVFANKGISRLSVFNGELGEFLLLELIQWLHNNSKSGRLWLSNLYQRGSIYLYEGKIVQAKLDDLEGEEAIYRMFSWKTGKFEFEIGEEPKTTNIKKSTIEILLECSKRMDEQERTFSFSHN from the coding sequence ATGGAAAGTAAAAAGATATTAATAGCAAGTAGTGACGAAACCAGCATAAAAAAAATATACGACCCTCTTCAACGGGCAGGTTATGATATTTCAATAAGTGATGATGGGGAAGAGGCGTTAGAGTTAATTCAAAATATAAACCCTCTGGCTATTGTTGCAGAGTTGAATTTACCAAAATTGTCCGGCTTGGAACTGTGCTGGGCTGTTCGCAATCGCTATAAATTGAATCATATTCCGTTCATTATTTTATCGAATTCAAATAACAAAGAGATAGAACTAAACAGCTATCGGTCGGGTGTTGATGGAATACTGATCAAGCCCATATCCGCCCGTGAGTTTATGGTCCGTGTTGAAGCCTTGGTTTCGAGATTTCAAGTATTTGCCAACAAAGGAATATCACGATTGAGTGTATTTAATGGGGAGTTAGGTGAATTTCTCCTTCTTGAACTTATTCAATGGTTGCACAACAATAGCAAATCAGGAAGACTATGGTTGTCTAATTTATATCAAAGAGGTTCAATCTATTTATATGAAGGAAAAATTGTCCAGGCTAAATTGGATGATCTAGAGGGTGAAGAAGCTATCTACCGCATGTTTAGTTGGAAAACCGGTAAATTTGAATTCGAAATAGGGGAGGAACCTAAAACTACAAATATTAAAAAATCCACGATTGAAATTTTATTGGAATGTAGTAAAAGGATGGATGAACAGGAACGCACCTTTTCATTTAGCCATAATTAA
- a CDS encoding DUF58 domain-containing protein — MQSKSANIYQRYLRPDVVSRLGRLDLIARMVVEGFIIGLHRSPYHGFSVEFAEHRQYMPGDDIKHLDWKVYGKTERYYIKQFEEETNLKCHILLDTSASMGYTSGKITKLQYGIYLSAALSYLMLNQQDAVGLVIFDQKIRQYFPPKAVNSYLKQLLIALHNCKSSSKTNISSAFHEMADRIKRRGLIIVISDLFDDRSAILSGLKHFRHNNHEVIVFHILDPEERRFDFHGEVIFEDMETGQQILTQPAHIRKEYRKKVAKFIKQFRKECRENRIHYILMDTTEPFDKALFEYLVKRKKVG; from the coding sequence ATGCAATCAAAATCTGCCAATATCTATCAACGTTATTTAAGACCGGATGTAGTGTCCAGATTGGGCAGGCTGGATCTGATTGCACGAATGGTAGTTGAGGGATTTATTATTGGCTTGCACCGTAGTCCCTACCATGGATTTAGTGTTGAATTTGCCGAGCACCGCCAATACATGCCTGGTGACGACATAAAGCACCTCGATTGGAAGGTTTATGGAAAAACGGAGAGATATTATATAAAGCAGTTTGAAGAGGAAACAAACCTAAAGTGTCACATCTTACTAGACACTTCAGCATCGATGGGGTATACGTCGGGGAAAATTACAAAACTACAATATGGCATCTATCTTTCAGCCGCATTATCTTATTTAATGCTAAATCAACAAGACGCAGTTGGATTGGTTATATTTGATCAAAAAATTAGACAATACTTCCCACCCAAAGCCGTAAATTCTTATTTAAAACAGCTATTAATTGCACTCCATAACTGCAAAAGCTCCAGTAAGACGAATATCAGTTCAGCATTTCATGAAATGGCTGATCGTATTAAAAGGCGAGGTCTTATCATTGTAATTTCTGATCTTTTTGATGATAGATCGGCAATATTATCAGGGCTAAAGCATTTTCGTCACAACAACCATGAGGTGATTGTCTTCCATATTTTAGACCCGGAAGAAAGAAGATTCGATTTTCATGGGGAAGTTATTTTTGAAGATATGGAAACAGGTCAACAAATTTTAACCCAGCCCGCACATATTAGGAAAGAATATCGGAAAAAGGTTGCAAAATTCATAAAACAGTTCCGAAAAGAATGCAGAGAAAACCGTATTCATTATATTCTTATGGATACAACGGAACCTTTCGACAAGGCTTTATTTGAATACCTGGTTAAAAGAAAAAAAGTAGGTTGA
- a CDS encoding carbamoyltransferase — protein MDILGISAFYHDSAACLVRDGEVIAAAQEERFTRKKHDFNFPENAIKYCLEEGGISGENLDYITFYDKPFIKFERLLQTYLTYAPFGLKSFIMAMPLWLKKKLWIKDYIASELNFKGKILFPEHHESHAASAFYPSPFDEAAILTIDGVGEWTTSSYGVGKNNEIDLWADLHFPHSLGLLYSAFTYFTGFKVNSGEYKLMGLAPYGEPKYVDQILDNLIDLKEDGSFKMNMKYFNYCAGLTMTNNRFANLFGGPARKPESKITQREMDIAMSIQKVTEDIMIRMARHLYKETGMKNLVLAGGVALNCVANGKILREGPFENIWIQPAAGDAGGALGAALFTWHQYLGKERKLSNGRDLQKGSYYGPEYSNEEIEKYLKKENIPFEKLSDMELTETVADLLANENVVGWFQGRMEFGPRALGGRSIIGDARSPKMQSIMNLKIKFRESFRPFAPSILSENVSDYFEMDTESPYMLLVAPVKEELCFDNSQDGHKNYDGLDKLKVVRSEIPAVTHVDYSARVQTVNEMDNPIYYKMIKAFYKKTNCPVIINTSFNVRGEPIVCNPEHAFLCFMRTNMDYLVLNNFLLNKKKQKELTHDIDWQKEYELD, from the coding sequence GTGGACATACTTGGTATATCCGCATTTTACCATGATAGCGCCGCTTGCCTGGTGCGCGATGGAGAAGTTATCGCAGCTGCTCAGGAGGAGCGTTTTACACGTAAAAAACACGACTTTAATTTTCCTGAAAATGCAATTAAATATTGTCTTGAGGAAGGCGGAATCAGTGGTGAAAATCTGGACTATATCACTTTTTATGATAAGCCATTTATTAAATTTGAGCGATTATTACAAACCTACCTAACATATGCTCCATTTGGATTAAAATCTTTCATCATGGCAATGCCCCTATGGTTGAAGAAAAAATTATGGATAAAAGATTATATTGCCAGTGAATTAAATTTCAAAGGGAAGATATTGTTTCCTGAGCATCATGAATCTCATGCTGCCTCGGCATTTTATCCATCGCCTTTTGATGAAGCTGCCATATTGACTATAGATGGAGTAGGAGAATGGACAACTTCGAGTTACGGAGTTGGAAAAAATAATGAAATCGACTTATGGGCTGACCTTCATTTTCCACATTCTTTGGGTTTGTTATATTCAGCTTTTACCTACTTTACAGGTTTTAAGGTGAATTCCGGTGAATATAAATTAATGGGCTTAGCACCTTATGGTGAACCTAAATACGTAGACCAGATATTAGATAACCTGATAGATTTGAAAGAAGATGGTTCTTTCAAAATGAATATGAAGTATTTCAATTATTGCGCCGGACTTACGATGACCAATAATCGTTTCGCTAATCTTTTTGGTGGTCCCGCTCGCAAGCCGGAATCAAAAATTACCCAGCGAGAAATGGATATTGCCATGTCAATCCAAAAAGTTACGGAAGATATTATGATCCGCATGGCCAGGCATCTGTATAAAGAAACCGGTATGAAAAACCTGGTATTGGCTGGTGGTGTGGCGTTAAATTGTGTGGCGAATGGTAAAATACTTCGTGAAGGTCCTTTTGAAAACATTTGGATTCAACCAGCTGCGGGAGATGCGGGTGGCGCTCTTGGAGCTGCACTTTTCACCTGGCACCAATATTTAGGGAAAGAAAGAAAATTATCCAATGGCAGAGATTTACAAAAAGGTTCGTATTATGGACCTGAGTACTCCAATGAAGAAATTGAAAAATATCTGAAAAAAGAAAACATACCATTTGAAAAGCTTTCAGATATGGAACTGACGGAAACTGTTGCAGATCTGCTTGCGAATGAAAATGTAGTCGGTTGGTTCCAGGGAAGAATGGAATTCGGACCTCGTGCGCTCGGAGGCAGGAGTATCATTGGTGATGCACGCTCTCCTAAAATGCAATCTATTATGAATTTAAAGATTAAATTTCGAGAAAGCTTTAGACCCTTTGCACCTTCCATATTATCAGAGAATGTCTCTGATTATTTTGAAATGGATACCGAAAGTCCATACATGCTATTAGTCGCACCTGTTAAAGAAGAACTGTGTTTTGATAATTCACAGGATGGCCATAAAAATTATGACGGTTTGGATAAGTTGAAAGTAGTTCGTTCAGAGATTCCTGCTGTTACTCATGTGGATTATTCAGCTCGAGTACAAACCGTAAATGAAATGGATAACCCGATCTATTACAAAATGATTAAAGCTTTTTATAAAAAAACCAATTGTCCGGTAATTATAAACACTTCCTTCAATGTACGCGGTGAACCGATAGTATGTAACCCGGAACATGCATTCCTTTGTTTTATGCGCACGAATATGGATTATTTGGTTTTAAACAATTTTTTACTTAATAAGAAGAAGCAAAAAGAATTGACGCATGATATCGATTGGCAAAAAGAATACGAACTAGATTGA
- a CDS encoding response regulator: MNLLLVDYDLNSLKVMRSVFELWGYFVTVCTNEYQVKKAMNEKLFDAIVTELNMPGSISGEVISYMREKQKNIPIIVLTENHSIRSAIRAMKNGANEILQKPIKPDQIRKILTLELSPQR; encoded by the coding sequence ATGAATCTTCTTCTTGTGGATTATGATTTGAATAGCTTGAAAGTGATGCGTAGTGTTTTCGAATTATGGGGTTATTTTGTTACTGTGTGTACAAATGAATACCAAGTTAAGAAGGCTATGAATGAAAAATTATTTGATGCCATAGTGACAGAGCTTAATATGCCGGGTTCAATATCCGGCGAAGTCATTTCGTATATGAGAGAAAAACAAAAAAATATACCGATCATTGTCTTAACAGAAAATCATTCCATAAGATCGGCAATTCGTGCAATGAAAAATGGGGCAAATGAAATTCTTCAGAAACCAATAAAACCGGATCAGATACGAAAAATACTGACTTTGGAATTATCTCCCCAACGTTAA
- a CDS encoding glycosyltransferase family 4 protein, with the protein MEIKELSSRKIPLSIFCINRNDNIFNENHLQELNGSVFCPNWKTTFSSIWSFIFLLITKLHVIITCFFVLAKDNYKNLPFMIKFLSKFLRIAWIARKICKYPKVVIHVQGSYFAIQTAWLISRLTKKPYLITLESEILVKKNGKIMCAISEAKGLLTRTKSSKQLLMNSYGKLEIPIWPHYQSIILNGNTPEEAKKDDQFRIIVFCSNEPIEGFNALLDAFNVLAERNIIFQCEFIGDGLTFDRFKYLVYDKSLEHMVTFHDELSEKEMLEWMNISSVLVIPSSLVKDPHNGCIPSWVLQAMALELPIIAFNEGIIKEIIKDFVSGILVEPGDSLSLVSAIQTLYYHPEIRKQFGIRAKQLIYSRYNLTTNINILEEIYRTVGE; encoded by the coding sequence TTGGAAATTAAAGAATTAAGTAGCAGAAAAATTCCGTTATCCATATTTTGTATAAACCGTAACGATAATATATTTAATGAAAATCATCTTCAGGAATTGAATGGTTCCGTGTTTTGCCCGAACTGGAAAACCACTTTTTCTTCTATCTGGTCATTTATTTTTCTATTGATTACGAAATTACATGTTATTATTACCTGTTTCTTTGTTTTGGCAAAGGACAATTATAAAAATCTACCATTTATGATTAAATTTTTATCTAAGTTTCTGAGAATTGCTTGGATAGCGAGAAAAATATGTAAATATCCTAAAGTTGTAATTCATGTACAAGGTTCTTATTTTGCCATTCAAACTGCCTGGTTAATTTCCCGTTTAACAAAAAAGCCATATTTGATTACTTTGGAATCCGAAATTTTGGTTAAGAAAAACGGCAAAATTATGTGTGCAATATCTGAAGCTAAAGGTCTCCTAACAAGAACGAAATCCAGTAAACAACTTCTTATGAATTCTTATGGTAAATTAGAAATTCCAATATGGCCACATTATCAGAGTATTATTTTAAATGGTAATACACCGGAAGAAGCCAAAAAAGACGATCAATTTAGGATAATTGTGTTTTGTTCAAATGAGCCAATTGAAGGATTTAATGCATTGTTGGATGCTTTTAATGTACTTGCAGAACGAAATATTATTTTTCAATGTGAGTTCATAGGAGATGGTTTAACCTTTGATCGTTTTAAATACCTTGTATACGATAAGAGCCTGGAACATATGGTGACTTTTCATGACGAATTGTCAGAAAAAGAGATGCTAGAATGGATGAATATTTCCAGTGTTTTGGTTATTCCCAGTAGTCTTGTAAAAGATCCCCATAACGGCTGCATACCAAGTTGGGTGTTGCAAGCAATGGCTTTGGAATTGCCGATAATTGCATTTAATGAGGGTATTATTAAAGAAATCATCAAAGATTTTGTGTCTGGGATTTTAGTGGAGCCGGGTGATTCACTTTCACTTGTTTCGGCAATTCAAACTTTATACTACCATCCGGAAATTAGAAAACAGTTTGGAATTAGGGCAAAACAATTAATTTATTCCAGGTACAATTTAACAACTAACATTAATATTTTGGAAGAAATTTATAGAACCGTGGGAGAATAA
- a CDS encoding MoxR family ATPase, which yields MAKALKKINDVDLVDQLRETYEVLLKEIGKVIIGQHDIIHQMIITLLSKGHCLIIGVPGLAKTLLISTLSKTLKLEFNRIQFTPDLMPADITGTEILEEDLSTGRKTPRYVKGPVFTNIILADEINRTPPKTQAALLQAMQEHEVTAAGVTYKLSEPFFVLATQNPIEQEGTYPLPEAQLDRFMLNLWIDYPDEDDEVQIVKYTTSAYISDPKVVMHAEDIILYQNLVRRVPVASNVINYAVKLARMTRPTSNNAPKFIRDWINWGAGPRASQFLILGAKTKCILEGRPTPEIDDVRSMAIPVLRHRLVTNFNAEAEGVDTVSIINKLLEKV from the coding sequence ATGGCAAAGGCGCTAAAAAAAATAAACGATGTGGATTTAGTTGATCAGTTGCGGGAAACTTATGAAGTTTTATTGAAAGAAATTGGTAAAGTAATCATTGGCCAGCATGACATAATCCACCAAATGATCATTACATTACTTTCAAAGGGGCATTGCTTAATAATCGGAGTTCCTGGTCTGGCAAAAACATTATTGATTAGTACTCTTTCAAAAACATTAAAGCTCGAATTCAACCGAATTCAATTCACACCTGATTTAATGCCGGCCGATATTACCGGAACAGAAATCTTAGAAGAGGATCTAAGTACAGGTAGGAAAACACCTCGTTATGTTAAAGGACCGGTTTTCACTAACATTATTTTGGCAGATGAAATTAACAGGACCCCTCCAAAGACACAGGCTGCTTTATTGCAAGCAATGCAAGAACATGAAGTGACAGCAGCAGGTGTAACGTATAAATTAAGTGAACCATTCTTTGTGCTAGCCACCCAAAACCCGATTGAGCAAGAAGGTACTTATCCACTTCCGGAAGCACAATTAGATCGTTTTATGCTTAATTTATGGATTGATTACCCGGATGAAGATGATGAAGTTCAAATTGTAAAATATACAACATCAGCCTATATTTCAGATCCAAAAGTAGTTATGCATGCAGAAGACATCATTCTTTACCAGAATTTGGTTCGACGTGTGCCTGTTGCAAGTAACGTAATTAATTACGCAGTTAAATTGGCTCGAATGACACGTCCTACTAGTAATAATGCTCCAAAATTCATTCGAGATTGGATTAACTGGGGAGCTGGTCCACGTGCATCTCAATTTTTAATTCTCGGCGCAAAAACCAAATGTATTTTGGAAGGCCGCCCCACACCTGAGATAGACGATGTGCGGTCAATGGCAATTCCAGTCCTGCGTCATAGACTGGTTACAAACTTTAATGCTGAAGCGGAAGGCGTAGATACTGTAAGTATTATTAATAAGCTACTGGAAAAAGTTTAA